TTGATCTGGGGTCGTAGACATCGATACCAAACTCAAATGGCTCTCCATTCAAAGCCCTTATCAGGGCCAATCCACTGGGGCCAGCTCCAATGACACAGACTCGTTTGAATGCCATTAGTTGTAATAGAAAAGTTTGTCGGAGACAAAATTCCTATTCGGGTGGTGTGATATGTATGCGCACCACTGCGAAATTGTGTGCAATGTCACCCGACCATTCCGCCTATTATACCATAGGGCCCTCGTAGAACAGAATCTGTTAGATGAAAGCTTATGTTTGAGAGGTGCTTGTTTGTGTAAAAAATCGGGTGCTGATTACTCAAAGAAATCTGGCTAATATTTGACTTTTAGATGGAACTTTGTTCAGttgtggctgcaaatttgtTATCACTTAACACCGAACACTAATACTTAATAGCCAACTTTATATTATACGTAtaagaagatgaaaagaaagCACCACTGGCCACGAACCAGCATGGCCTGAAAGCAACGCCAAACTCAATCCACCTGGTGTCGTTTAACAGTTCTCCTATGGTGTAAACTAAATATCCATATGCGAGGCACTTACAATTGGCTTAGAAAATTCACAAACGGGTCTTGTTTCAAATTCATAGACTTCAAGTAGTCTCCAAACTGCAAGCCCGTACTTAGGTGCTTACTCcaaaattcttcaatatctgAAAGCACTGACTCCATCGAATTAGGACCAGGAGGTCCTTTATACTTATCCAAAAACGTCTTAATGGCCAAACTTAGATGAAACCCTTGGAAATTAGTTTTAGAAGCTTGGTTCATTTTCCGATACATGTTTTCAAGAACACCATAGTACGTCAGCAAAATATCAGCATCAGTATCCTTAAGGTGGGGTCGTATAAAACTAGCCAATTGTGGAGAGCTGAAACTCTCGACGATCTGCACCATACTGACTGCATTGGCAGCAACTCGTTCATAAACACAACTTAAGTGGCCGATAACTCTTTTCATGGGATTAAATATATCCTGAGGCATGAGCGTGTGGAACCCAGGAGATACCCATAGGTGGGGCTCTTCCATAAAGTCCTTAATGAGTTTGGTAATTTGAAcgccaacttcaactgtTTTGTAAAGGTATTTATTGTCCTCGTACAGGACATACACCACCGACGGAATTGTGAAAAGAAGCTCCAATAGTATCATCCGAACCATGAGATTGTAGGGGTCTTCAGGCTTGTGGCTCGACAGAACCGCACTGATGGAGTCGAGTTCAGACAATGCCAACTCGACGTCCTCGATCAAAAGGTCATATCTGGATAAGGCCACGCCTTTGCCAGAgttcaagtagttggtGGCTTTTCGAAGCAAAAGGGTTATTCTCGTGACAATAATCATTCGGTTACGGGCttgtacttcttcaatggaaaGCCATGATTCATATGATAATTTGGAGTCAAATAGGGTGTCAACATTCAAACTCACCATCAACGGCTCCCCCCACTGGAACGCATTAAGTGCATCTAAACACAACAAAATTACCCAAGAGGCTCTCCACAAGTAGACCTCTGCATCACTCAAAAATTCTAATTGCTTTGGGTCTCCCGAAAGCCCAATAACCTTGGCACAGTGACACGCTACAGTTACCGTCACATTCTGGTGAGACCTACTGCCATTATCCTCAGGGCAGTGAAGCTCGTATACCCGAAGGAGAAGCAATCCCTGGAGTTTCCTGAAATCAGAGGACGGATTGTTGAGAAGCAAATACCTGGCAAACAGAACATATGCAATGACGTTCATGCTTTGAAGCTCTGCCACTTCCTGGAGTTGTAGTTTGGGAACTGTCAAATATGCAAATCGGTACATGATAAGAATCATGGCGATGGTTGACGGGATCTCGAGAGTGTCCTGAATAGTGATATGTTGTTTAAATTCGAAAATCTCCGCTatatccttcaaaaatgtcTTTTCATCGATAAAGGGCGTAAGCATGCTACAAACCAGGAAGTACTGGCGGATCAAGTACCGGGTAGTACTCAAACTGGGCATTTTGGGTAGTTCCACCTGGGTATGTGGGTTTATATCCAAGCTTTCAGAAGCTTTTGGCTCTCCCATCACGGATCCTCCTTCTGTCATGAACTCCTGAAGTCCTTGCTTCAcaaactggtggtagaTGTTGCTTTTATACCTGTCGTTGAGACTCACATACATGAAAGATGAGGGCCCATAAGACACAATTCTACCATTTCTCACGGTAATCAGTTTTCCGTAGGGAGTGATATCCAAATCAGTGTAGTTCTGCGACTgttccttcttcatctgtCGAAGTCTGTTGTTTAACTGGTCGATTTTGGCTTGCACTTCGCTTATGGACTGTAGTGGTTGTAGAAGCCCATCATCCTCCCCATCGTCGTAGCGACACAGATGTACAGTATTTTTGGTCCGGCAGTTTGAACATGGCCGTTTCCTATCACACTTGTTCTTTCGCTTACGGCAGTTACTACACGACTTGGCGACACGAACTCTAGTTCTCTTCTCTTTGTCCATGACTGGggttgatattgttgaatagGATACTTCGCGAAATTGTGCAGTTTTGAGACAGGGCTTTGCAGCCAACCGCGTAGAATAGTCTTTGTACAAGACCGATCCCGTTTGCgttcattatcattataTCGTTATATCGTACTAATCTCGTGCTAGTCTCGGGTTTTGTTGGGCACCCACCGGCGATATACCACCTCATTGACTCGGTAAAGTCGAAGGAGAGTTGTAAACAAGGTTTCGTCCAGTTGGTCTGGGTGCAAAACTGCCGTAAAATCTGCCACTGAAGGCATTTCTACATAATTAAGCACCAAGGTCTTTCTGACACTGCCAATCACCCTCGAGAGCGTTTGTAACTCCACCCAGCTCTTCTCATGTTGTCCGTCGGCAGGGATAACGAGGACAGCATGTTCGGCGTGGGAGAACTGTGGGCCTCGCTTATACAAAATGAAGTCACATCCAAACTTAATACCCAGTCGAACAGACCAACCGAGCGACCGGTAGTAGTGGTATACCACGTACTGTACAATAAAGCTGGTGCTGGGAATCGGCGTACGAGTTCCACAGCAGGCGAAAAATACTTCTCGTGTAGAAAGTGCACTCGCGTCCTGGCTTGAAATCACATCCACCACGTCTAAACCGTatttcaagaaaaacaatTCGACAGGCTGAAGCTGTAAAGCTTCGATATTGACCAATTCCATCGTTTCCTTGTCAACGTTAAGCTGGTCTTCATCCCTCATATCGCCCCATAAGATGGGTTGCAGCTGTTCTTTTTGCACCTTCAACCGATTTGAGCGACGAAACGCGAGAAGAACAGACTCAACTTCCTGTAATTCCTGCTTTTCTTCAGTAGAAAGAGGTGTATGTCGGCGTTTTGTCTTGAGCTGTTGCTCTCGAGTTCTTTCGGCCTTAAACCGACTCCGTTCCTCCCTTCGAAACCGTGTGATGTCTTCGTTAGACAACTCAGCTGGCTCACTTGACAGATGGTTCAAATGAAGTCTTCTAGTAGTCCTGGAGTACCACGTAGGGTCTGACCGAGAAAAGATACCCTTACCGTAACATCCATGGTCCCAAAGTCTTGTCATTTCAGACAAATCGTTCACTGTGAAAACGGCGCCAGCGTCAGTATGCTCACAGTTCACAACAATGTTGTCGATGCACCCTTGTGGAACAGGCTTTGTGAGTAGAACAAGGTATTTGTATGCAAAATACGCCCATGAAAGCGGATTGTGAGGGTACACCTCTGGTAGCGGCCCATATACTGTCGACGACAATGTTACTGGAAGCGGACCCTCATACTTTTTTTTGTTGTACCGTCTTTTCGCCATCCAAAACTTGGGTTTGTTAGTAACTAATGGAATGAATTTTGCATCAAAACGCTGATTGTTTTTCAGATACCGTTGTAGTCTATTGAGTGCTTACACAGACAGAGTCTTCAAGACACATTATGGTTATCATCAGGAAAAAGGCGTTAAATCATTTGAACATACTTTTggaggttgttgaaagaagaaaagtttTTGCGGAAAAAATTGATGCGATATAGAGATGCCCGTCCGGGTAAAATGCCTAGTGGTGGAGAAGATAAGGTATTTCGTATTGACACCTTGAGAACATGGCCGTGTGACAAATGGTGGTGATTAACTGTTATGTTCCAGGCATTTTCAGAGATAGAATAAATTGTATCTCTTATGTGGTACTGAAGTTCAAAAGTAAAAACTGCGATCTTTGCAATACTCCAAAAGTTGCATCCATAAATTTATGTAAAGATTTAGATATGACTCTATTGAGTAAATACGTGTATTTTGCTGAAGCAATATAGTGTTTTTATGTTCAAAACATACTATGTTTACATATTTGTTTATTTCGACTCCTTCTTGCACACGATCTCCCCGTGAAAAAGAACCAAGAAGCCGGCATCATACTCCAGCCACAGGTGCCAGCCTTCGACTATCTGCTTCCTCTTGGCAGCATCGGTGTCTGAATCACCCAAAATCACAGGGTTAGTACTATTTTGTGCTCTGGAACTGAAGATCTCTCCAAAAGTATGCCTATCTTCCAGACTGCTCCAGCACCAATTTCCCATCGTAACCAGAATCTGATCCGAAGAAAAACCCGCTGACAATGCTAACTCCTTGAGCTTTCGCCCAGCTTGGGGCTGTGTCAGCTGTGTGTACACAGTGTGAAGAATGTGGTACCTAATACTATCTTCGTAGCTTTGAGG
The window above is part of the Yamadazyma tenuis chromosome 4, complete sequence genome. Proteins encoded here:
- the SEN2 gene encoding tRNA splicing endonuclease subunit sen2 (COG:J; EggNog:ENOG503NXNS; BUSCO:EOG09262WXK); the encoded protein is MAKRRYNKKKYEGPLPVTLSSTVYGPLPEVYPHNPLSWAYFAYKYLVLLTKPVPQGCIDNIVVNCEHTDAGAVFTVNDLSEMTRLWDHGCYGKGIFSRSDPTWYSRTTRRLHLNHSSSEPAELSNEDITRFRREERSRFKAERTREQQLKTKRRHTPLSTEEKQELQEVESVLLAFRRSNRLKVQKEQSQPILWGDMRDEDQLNVDKETMELVNIEALQLQPVELFFLKYGLDVVDVISSQDASALSTREVFFACCGTRTPIPSTSFIVQYVVYHYYRSLGWSVRSGIKFGCDFILYKRGPQFSHAEHAVLVIPADGQHEKSWVELQTLSRVIGSVRKTLVLNYVEMPSVADFTAVLHPDQSDETLFTTLLRLYRVNEVVYRRWVPNKTRD